GACGGAGAGAAATTTTCCGGAGTGCTTGAGCATCCTGCCCTTCACTGCCCGAGACAGGCATACATCACCATCACACCGAGCTGCATCTTCTCCTGCCGGTATTGTAATGTCCCGGTGCTGAAGGGAAGCCGGAAGACTCTAGAAGAGATCGAGAGCCTTGTTGAATCTGTATATGGAAAAATTGATGCGATCTCCCTGACCTCCGGTGTTCTGGAGAGCATAGAAGAAGAAGAAGCATACGCTGTGAAGGTTGTCTCGCGTCTCACCAGGTTTAACGTCCCCATCGGTGTCTCAATCTATCCTACCCTGCAGACTCCGGCAAGACTCAAGCAAGCAGGGGCAGCTGAGGTAAAATTCAACCTTGAGGCTGCAACACCGGACCTCTTTACTGCAATGTGTCCGGGACTCTCATTTGGCTCTATCAGAGATATCCTCCGGGAATCCGTCAGGCTCTTTGGAAGAGGGCATGTCTTCTCAAACATTATCCTCGGGCTTGGAGAGAGTGATGCCGAGATGCAGGATTGCATCGACTCGCTCTGTCAGGATGGAGTGATTCCGGTTATCAGGCCGCTCAACCCTATTGCAGAACTCAGTGAGTTCACAAGGCCGGATGCAGCTCGAATCGAACTCATATTCAGGTACCTTGAGGCTGCTCTGAAAAAATCAGGGCTTGACCCCTCGATGGCCCTGACGATGTGTCCGGCATGTATGGGATGCGATATGATCCCGGGGAGGGAATGATGTCTCCCGGTGAATCAGGTGAAGATCTGCTTGTTCGCACCATCAGGTCGTGTACTGACCGAATCTATGCGGTTCCCGGCTATCCGGTATCTTCTCTGGCAGACCGGTCTGGTGCAAAGCTTGTCATCAACGAAAAAGTTGCCCTTGAACTGGCAATTGGTGATTCCCTGGCTGGCAGACGTGCCTGTGTTATCGTGAAACATGTAGGTATGAATGCCCTTGTCGATCCCCTGGTACATGCGACATTTCAGGGTATCAGAGCCGGTGTTATCATCATTTGCGGTGATGACCCGACCGCGAAAAACACCATGACCGTACAGGACTCCCGGTACTTTGGCCTGGTTGCTTCCATTCCTGTTCTTTCAGGTATTTCAGAGTCAGGAGTCAGCGATGCCTTATGTGCCTCCGAGCAGTATTCACGGGTTGCTCTTTTGCGGGTCAGTGCAGAAGAGATAAGTCAGCCTGCCAATACCTCACCTTCTGGATTAGTTTGTCCGGAAAACAACCCGGCCACAGGTCTTGCTGATCCTGCCCTGACGATGTACGGCAGAGCAGTCCGTGCAGCTGCAGGTTCTACCCTCATACAGAAAGCGGGTCTTGCACCACATCCTCTTCCTCCGGTTCAGTCATCATCAGCACCGCAGAACCGGAAAGAGCGTGGCAGCACTCTAGGTCTTTGTGCTGACTGTCCGTTCAGATCGATGTTTGAACTGATGGCAAAGAAAGGAATGTCAGCAGTCTGCGATACCGGTTGCAGTCTTATTGCAATGAACCCACCCTACTCGTTTGGGGTCGCTTGCTACGGCATGGGCTCGGCTGTCGCAGTTGCTGCATCTTCCGGTAATGCTGCACTGATTGGGGATTACGCTCTTTTACATTCTGGGCTGCAGGGACTGATGGAAGTATACCAGGAAGGGTTGCCTCTCCTCTGCATTGTGATGGTAAACCAGTGTATGGGAATGACTGGTGGTCAGCCGGTCCCTGATCCCCTGCCATACCTGGGCTTTGCTCATCCGCAGGTCTGTGATGTAAAAGACCTGAAACATCTCGAAGAATTGTTAACCATCCCAAAACGGCCGATGACAGTACTTGTCTATGGCTCTTGTCCTGAGGAGATTGATCATGAAACCGTGGCATGTTGAGATCTGTGACGTAACACTCCGCGACGGTGAACAGACCCCCGGAGTCTCGTTCACACTTGAAGAAAAGCAGGATATCGCTCAGCGCCTTGACGCAACCGGTGTCGAGGTGATAGAGGCCGGATTTCCAATCGTTTCGGTCCATGAAAAGGAGATTGTGCGATCTGTCTCCCGAATGGGCCTTGATGCAAAGATATGCGGACTTTCACGAGCTTGTCGTGAGGATGTTGATGCAGCCCTTGATGCCGAAGTTGACATGATCGGTCTGTTTGTAGCCACATCAGACCTCCATATCAAACATAAATACAAAAAGTCTCGGGAAGAGGTTGTTGCAAATGCCCTCACGCAATGTGATTACGCCATTGATCACGGACTCATTGTCAGGTTCGGTGCCGAGGATGCTTCCCGGACACCACTTCCGGTTCTCATAGACATCTACAGGCAGGCTGCAGAGCATAAGGCTAGTTATGTCACCTTTGCAGACACCACCGGACGACTTACCCCACTTGAGGTAGCCACAATCATCCCTGAACTCGTCAGGAATGTACCGGTTCCGATAGCGATGCATAGTCATAATGACCTTGGATGTGCCACGGCAAACACAATCATCGCAGCCGAGCTTGGTGCCTACCAGTTGCACACAACGGTGAACGGGCTTGGTGAGCGGGCTGGAAACGCCAGCCTCGAAGAGGTGCTTGTTACACTCGCTCTGAAAGGAGGAATCAGCCGGTATGATATGACCCAGATTCCTGCTCTTTCTAAGAAGATCCAGCAGTATACCGGGATCATGATGCCTGCGACCAAGCCGGTGGTCGGGTCAAATGCATTTGCACATGAGAGTGGGATTCACATCGCTGCTATTCTAGAAAATCCTGAAACGTACGAGTTTGTTCCGCCGCAGCTCCTTGGACTGGATCGGCAGTTCATTCTTGGAAAACACACCGGAAAACGAGCCCTCACTCACATTCTCACGACATTCGGGTATCAACTCCCTGATGATGAGATCATGAAAGTTCTTGAAGAGATCAAGAAACAGAGCGAAGGCAAGTGTGTCATATCCCCACAGATTCTGCAGGATATCATTCGAAACGAAACCGGAAAGGAGATTATCAATGGAAACTCTGTCAGAGAAGATACTGGGTGCTCAGGCCGGAAGTTTTAGTGACAAACAGATTGACAAAGCATTCTGTCATGACGGTACCGGTATTCAGGCCAAGATAATTTATGATGAAATGGGAGCTCCGGGGATTGTAAACCCTGAAGCCTGCTATGTGATTTATGATCACATCGCCCCTGCCAATACCAGCCAGACTGCTGATCTTCACCGTGAACTCCGGGATTTTGCAACAAAGTCCGGTATGCACTTCTCTGACATCGGTGGTGGTATCTGTCACCAGTACATGGCTGAAGGACGTGTTCTTCCCGGTGAAGTTGTCATTGGTGCTGATTCACATTCCTGTACACTTGGGGCCCTTGGTGCATTTGCGACCGGAGTCGGGGCTAGTGATATGGCAGGAATCTGGGTATCAGGAGAGACATGGCTCCGGGTTCCTGAAAGCATTGCACTCTACATCTCCGGGACTTTGGGAAAAGGTGTTGAGTACAAGGATCTTGCACTCTGTTATGTTGCAAATCTGGGGATGGATGGTGCTACGTACAAGAGCCTTGAGTTTCGTGTTGATTCGACATCAGAAATCCCAATGGAAGGCAGGCTCACGCTTAGTAACATGGCTGTTGAAGCCGGGGCAAAGACCGGTCTCTGGTATGCAGACAGAATTACCCGGGAATACCTTGCCAGATACGGGCAGACCTGCCAGGATCAAAAACCTCACGATGAACCGTTTTATACTCAAGAGATTTGGTGGGAGCTTGATGACTTAGAACCGTGTCTTGCTGTTCCCCACCGGGTTGATACCGTAAAATCCGTATCTGAACTTGCAGGAACCCCTCTCGATCAGGTCTTTATCGGGACCTGTACGAATGGGAGGTTTGAAGACCTGGCCCGTGCAGCAGCAATTCTGGATGGGAAATCTGTGGCAGTCAGAACCATTGTTGTTCCTGCATCACAAGCTGATTACCTGCAGGCTGCCACATCGGGTGTTTTGGCAACCCTTGTTGCTGCCGGTTGCACGGTGTGTTCTCCCGGGTGTGGGCCATGTCTTGGTGCTCATATGGGAGTGCTTGGCGATGGAGAGGTCGGGCTCTCAACTGCGAACCGGAACTTTAGAAATCGGATGGGTGTTGGTGCATCCTATTACCTCTCTTCGCCATCAACTGCAGCAGCCAGTGCAATAGCAGGGGAGATTGCTGATCCCAGGGAGGCTGTATGACCCTCATTGCAGGTTCTGGTCCGGCTGTCTGCATCGGGGAGGATATTGATACAGACCTTGTCATTGCAGGCAGGTATCTCAGAACCAAAGATCGAAGCGTCTGGGCTGAACATGCCTTTGAAGATCTGGATCCCACCATTGCACCCCGTCTGAAAGGATGTGTGCTTGTTGCAGGCAAGAATATGGGGTGTGGGTCCTCTCGTGAGCAGGCGGTTATGGCCCTGCGTGAGGCTGGAGTTCTTGCTGTTGTTGCCCCTTCGTTTGCACGGATATTTTTCAGGAATTGTATTAACGTAGGCATTCCGGTGCTTGAATGTGAAGAATTCCCCTGTACAAACGGAGAGATGGTTACGTATGACTGTAGGACCGGGATGATGAGAACAGACAGGGTAACACGTGAATGTCTCTCACTCTCACCCAGGATGCAGGAGATCCTGGAGGCCGGTGGTCTTGTAGAGTACTGGAAAAGGAGACTTTCCAGATGATCTTTCCACCGCATTGCAAATGTGTCGGGTATGCAGGTGAAAAACCGGTAGGTGATCAGGTCTATTTTCTCTCACAGTACCTCCTTCACGAGGTCCCGGAAGGTTTTGAGATCCTCTCTGTCGAGGCAGGGGAAGGGTCCGGTATGATGAGGCCGGTTAAATCGGTGAGTCTGATTGCATCTGCTGATGAGGTCTATCAGTACCCGGAGCGGGTGATTTTGCATAACCGGGGTGACCTGATTCGCCGGGCTGCAGAGACCGGAAAACGATGTACCATTTTTACCGGCATTGACGAGCACAAGACCTTCGTCTGTGATCCTGATCCTGGAGCCCTCTCTACAGTCCATGTGTATGATGTGACACCACCGAGAGCCCATCTTGCAGAGACCATCAGGGCACTTGAGGCAACCGGACTCTTTGGTGAATTAGAGATCCAGTTTGAGTATCATGTCCGGGATATCAGGGAGACCGGAGCAGATGTCTTTCCCTGCCGGGCTGGAGGTTTTTCCAGGACAATTGATTCAGATCACCTCACCGGTAGTGAACAGGTTGCAGGATGTATGACTGCACGGCAGGTCCTTTCTGATTGTTATGGCAAAGACTTCCCGGTTATTGATATATGTCCGGCAAATGCCGCTCACGAAGAACTGTTCATTGCCCGGTGCTGCAGGGCTGAACGGACGGGAGTTCAGACAATAAACGGGAAGTATGGCGTGGTTGTACACTGGGGAGCCTCTCCGAAACAGATTGCAGATGCGGTGTATGAATTGATGAATGAGAGGAAAAACAGATGAAAGTAGTGGTTGCACCTGGTGATGGTATCGGTCCTGAAGTGATCGCACCGGCAGTTGATGTCCTCAAGATTTTTCATCCTGAATGGGAGTACAGTCAGGTATATCTCGGATATGAGTGCTGGAAGCGGACCGGTGATCCACTCTCACAGACAACCCGATCTGCCCTAAAGGAAGCAGACCTGATCCTTTTCGGAGCTATCACTACACCGCCTGATCCGGCATATAAAAGTGTCATTCTCACCATCAGAAAGGAACTTGACCTCTATGCAAATTTACGGCCGGTTTTTGGGTCAGGCTTTGATATCCTGATTGTTCGTGAGAATACTGAAGGCCTCTATTCCGGGATTGAATGGGAGGAGAAGGACCGGGCCTGCACAATCCGTCTGGTGACCGAGGAAGGTTCACGAAGAATAGCACGGTTTGCAAGTTCATGTGCCCGCAGAAGAAGACGTCATCTGACAATTGGTAACAAGGCAAACATCTTAAAGTCAGATGTCTTTT
This Methanospirillum lacunae DNA region includes the following protein-coding sequences:
- a CDS encoding radical SAM protein — its product is MDLNQWVDLKARLLAIGTAQVTGEPIDEYVTRSTAGPGAGGRGSLFFSNGSHRVRLSLADASPVQIKHLGEGRVELTIDGEKFSGVLEHPALHCPRQAYITITPSCIFSCRYCNVPVLKGSRKTLEEIESLVESVYGKIDAISLTSGVLESIEEEEAYAVKVVSRLTRFNVPIGVSIYPTLQTPARLKQAGAAEVKFNLEAATPDLFTAMCPGLSFGSIRDILRESVRLFGRGHVFSNIILGLGESDAEMQDCIDSLCQDGVIPVIRPLNPIAELSEFTRPDAARIELIFRYLEAALKKSGLDPSMALTMCPACMGCDMIPGRE
- a CDS encoding thiamine pyrophosphate-dependent enzyme, which encodes MRYDPGEGMMSPGESGEDLLVRTIRSCTDRIYAVPGYPVSSLADRSGAKLVINEKVALELAIGDSLAGRRACVIVKHVGMNALVDPLVHATFQGIRAGVIIICGDDPTAKNTMTVQDSRYFGLVASIPVLSGISESGVSDALCASEQYSRVALLRVSAEEISQPANTSPSGLVCPENNPATGLADPALTMYGRAVRAAAGSTLIQKAGLAPHPLPPVQSSSAPQNRKERGSTLGLCADCPFRSMFELMAKKGMSAVCDTGCSLIAMNPPYSFGVACYGMGSAVAVAASSGNAALIGDYALLHSGLQGLMEVYQEGLPLLCIVMVNQCMGMTGGQPVPDPLPYLGFAHPQVCDVKDLKHLEELLTIPKRPMTVLVYGSCPEEIDHETVAC
- a CDS encoding homocitrate synthase family protein, with protein sequence MKPWHVEICDVTLRDGEQTPGVSFTLEEKQDIAQRLDATGVEVIEAGFPIVSVHEKEIVRSVSRMGLDAKICGLSRACREDVDAALDAEVDMIGLFVATSDLHIKHKYKKSREEVVANALTQCDYAIDHGLIVRFGAEDASRTPLPVLIDIYRQAAEHKASYVTFADTTGRLTPLEVATIIPELVRNVPVPIAMHSHNDLGCATANTIIAAELGAYQLHTTVNGLGERAGNASLEEVLVTLALKGGISRYDMTQIPALSKKIQQYTGIMMPATKPVVGSNAFAHESGIHIAAILENPETYEFVPPQLLGLDRQFILGKHTGKRALTHILTTFGYQLPDDEIMKVLEEIKKQSEGKCVISPQILQDIIRNETGKEIINGNSVREDTGCSGRKF
- a CDS encoding aconitase/3-isopropylmalate dehydratase large subunit family protein, with the translated sequence METLSEKILGAQAGSFSDKQIDKAFCHDGTGIQAKIIYDEMGAPGIVNPEACYVIYDHIAPANTSQTADLHRELRDFATKSGMHFSDIGGGICHQYMAEGRVLPGEVVIGADSHSCTLGALGAFATGVGASDMAGIWVSGETWLRVPESIALYISGTLGKGVEYKDLALCYVANLGMDGATYKSLEFRVDSTSEIPMEGRLTLSNMAVEAGAKTGLWYADRITREYLARYGQTCQDQKPHDEPFYTQEIWWELDDLEPCLAVPHRVDTVKSVSELAGTPLDQVFIGTCTNGRFEDLARAAAILDGKSVAVRTIVVPASQADYLQAATSGVLATLVAAGCTVCSPGCGPCLGAHMGVLGDGEVGLSTANRNFRNRMGVGASYYLSSPSTAAASAIAGEIADPREAV
- a CDS encoding LeuD/DmdB family oxidoreductase small subunit; its protein translation is MAGSGPAVCIGEDIDTDLVIAGRYLRTKDRSVWAEHAFEDLDPTIAPRLKGCVLVAGKNMGCGSSREQAVMALREAGVLAVVAPSFARIFFRNCINVGIPVLECEEFPCTNGEMVTYDCRTGMMRTDRVTRECLSLSPRMQEILEAGGLVEYWKRRLSR
- a CDS encoding DUF7714 family protein translates to MIFPPHCKCVGYAGEKPVGDQVYFLSQYLLHEVPEGFEILSVEAGEGSGMMRPVKSVSLIASADEVYQYPERVILHNRGDLIRRAAETGKRCTIFTGIDEHKTFVCDPDPGALSTVHVYDVTPPRAHLAETIRALEATGLFGELEIQFEYHVRDIRETGADVFPCRAGGFSRTIDSDHLTGSEQVAGCMTARQVLSDCYGKDFPVIDICPANAAHEELFIARCCRAERTGVQTINGKYGVVVHWGASPKQIADAVYELMNERKNR
- a CDS encoding isocitrate/isopropylmalate dehydrogenase family protein; this translates as MKVVVAPGDGIGPEVIAPAVDVLKIFHPEWEYSQVYLGYECWKRTGDPLSQTTRSALKEADLILFGAITTPPDPAYKSVILTIRKELDLYANLRPVFGSGFDILIVRENTEGLYSGIEWEEKDRACTIRLVTEEGSRRIARFASSCARRRRRHLTIGNKANILKSDVFFVRICQEEAEKIDVSVDKKYIDALVLDVLQHPERYDVIVTTNIFGDILSDAAAYLEGGLGMLPSANIGKDHALFEPVHGSAPDIAGKGIANPIAAIRCISLLLKYAQERENAKIVEAAIQKVLADGIKTPDLGGKAGTKEVGEAVIKEIIRMREIPGPDL